CATTTTAAATGCAGAATTTGCAAATATAAATTAGtctaataattcaattaaaaataaaacaaaaacaatttcctTTAGTATCACAATACATAAAATGGTATTATAAACTCCAAATGGCAAGGTTTACTACATGACAATAATGTCAAGAAGCTCTGAAACTCATTAAACCTCTTAATGAATAGGTCAGTTTAAAGAACATTTCTCTGTTCCATGATTATGCATGAAACAAGCTTTCACTATATTATGAAGGCTCAGCAATTTATTCATGGCATAATATGGGGTcaagcaaaattttatttttacaatgacaataaaaaacacatttaaacaacaacaaaaatcctcccaattgtttaaaaacaatttttggagggtaaaatgtattttaaaatatattgacttaCCAAATTTCAGTTGCCAAGCTGCTGACCACTGATGTAAAagtctgtatttaaaaatatcacagaCATCTTTTAACAGTGAAAATTTCAATGTGATAAGTTTCATTGCAAAGCAATTTTCACCTGAGTAGAGTTTGAAATTTAGTGCTCATTATGTTTGGAGGAGAAGTGGGGAAAGAAAGACCCACTGGTGTCAGATACTGAGTTTGTAGTTCTTTCACAATGATTTCCCAGAGGGCTGAAGAAACATCAACTATTTTACCTTCCAGGACATATATGATGCCCCCTTTTCTCCAATAAATTTGTTCTGGCATTTTATAAATTCTCAATATCCATATTCCTGTTTACCCATTTAAGCACAGCAACTCAAAATTCATTCAGTTCTATACAACAGTGTCTATATTATGTACATGTTTAATTatcaagagaaaatagaaaataaaatttacagtgATTGAGAAAGGGTCAGAAAATGGGATAGGAAAAGTAATACTGTATAATCAGAATATCCTATTATCCTACCAGTTTCAGTGACaaggttttttcctttattaGTTGAAATACAAAGGCGGCATAGGGGATCCCAGGAAAATAACACTATATATCAGAAAATTCAACGTGCTCCACCATCAGGATTTCCATTACacatttaatttcttctgtacaatttttataaacttgtttttcttttcaaagtcatCAGATTTCCAGATTAAATTCAGCACTACACAGTATGCCCTTGAAGTAAAATGAGGTTACCTGCTTTATTTGGATACCAAGTTCCCTTCCAGACAGCATTAAAATAAAGACAAGTAAGACTACACAGATAAAATCCAGTATAATTCAAATCCAACAATGAAAAATTTCCCCCATTTTGTTGCAAAATTCTTTCTACTGAAATGCTCTGCTACAATAATAAAAAGCATACATTACATATAAAAGATACCAGTGTACTAAAAAGTGACAGAAGTGGACTAGCAAATCCTTCAAAGCACATTATATAAATGACtagcatttaaaaacattttcctataaaatgtaggtcatatacatttataaattggCGAGTTTATTTCTAAagcagtgatgtgtgtgtgttcaaataGTTAGCTGTTCTGTACAATATAATATCTACTCAATTCAAACTACAATAGgtttgtctttctttgtattGAAGTTGAACAAATTCATCTGATCAGCTGAGAAACCAAGGTTGAAAAATAAGTATCTAAAAATCAAAGTAGAAAGTTCAGCATTGTTGAAATGTAGCTATGAAATATGAAGAGAACTATTTCACAATGGAGCTGAAGTCACCTCAAAACTTATGGGCTTGAatctaaaacagaaacaaatattaaaatccaAAGCAAACCACAAAGTTAGGTAGCAGtacagaagcaggaaaaaaaaccaCACCCCTTCCTTCAGTGTGATGGGCACTAAGTTTTGCAGTCTTCCTCCATCTTGCAGAAGAGTGGTAAGGCCATTCAATGCTTAGTGAAAGTGAGTACAGATGAAGTCAGATTTAGCCTGTCTCCCCTGCAACTTCAATTATGCTGTGTAAACAGTGTTACGTTCCAATAGGAGGAACAATGGAATTTGCTTATAAAAACTGATTAAAGATAATCATTATTAcatgaaataaagataataactCTGAAATGTTTTTAGAACTTTCCTGATGCTACTTGTAAAGTTAGCACTGCTATGTATTATTGCTTACATACAGTACAACATCATATGCCTTCTAACATAAAGCAGTACTGTGATTTGTTTGTACATATTTACAGATTCTTAAAAACAAGCTGTAAAAACATTACATACTTTCAGACAATACAAATTAGCACATTGGTACTCACTTCAAAACAAATGGAATGCATAACATTAATAAAACATCATAAAGGAAGACGCACATAAAAGTCCTTGATTGTCAAGACACGTTTATATATAAACTCTAACTGTGCAGAATTAAAGATTCAATCATAGGTACATCCTTATTTGATGAACCATATTTACAGCATGGTAttgcataaaaaaataaaataatgtttacagGGTTTTACTTTTTTATCCATTGGATTAAAGAAAGCAACAAACACAACAAGAAATGTTTGTCTGCTGTAGTTTGTTTCCTACTAAAGTTTAAGTGAAAGAGGAAACATCCGTTTTTTATTTGCAGAATATAgcaaaaacaactggaaaattaTTTCCCTGAAATAAAGCAATTTGAAAcggaaaaagtttaaattaaattgCAGAGTCAAAAAGTTTCTCATCAATTATAATAGTGCTTCAAGTAAATATACTGTGGAAAAATGAGTCCTAGTTTAAAATGTTCTAAGTCTAAGAAATAGTTTTACAGTAATGCCTACTTTTAAGTTTCccggcttttttttttaaacagccctTTAAAAAcccaaattaataaaatgaaagaagtggCAAAAGATCTAACCTAGCTGGCACTTTGCAAGCTTCTCTGGCCTGTGGAAATGAAAGCCTACCCTGAGCACAAGGCCTCTTTTGCCTCTCAGAACAAGAAAATTACCCGACCACTGGCAGTCCTCACTCAGCCAGAGCTAAGAGGATGGATTTCTGTGGTATCAACTAGAAAATCTGCAAGTAGATCCAAAAAATTTAAGAGCCACTTCAAATATTCTGAACTAAATGAAATATGTGTacagtaagttaaaaaacaaacgcGCTTTTAGAAGATGTTCAAGAGATATTACTTCATCTAATGTCATCTGTTTCCAATCTTCAAATGTGAGAACAGGTTCTAAGAAAGCACACCTTGGCTCACATTTCACCAAGTTTAAGGATGTAAGAGTATGTTTTCATAGAACAATTTGCTcaccaagagaaattaaaaaacaaaacaaaacccaaattgCAAAAGGATATCCTCAATATTCTGATTTAAAGCAGCACAAAAGGCTACTTGCTTTCTCTGTTAATGCCCAgatagaaattaagtaactttctGAAGCAAAATGGGGAAACCCAACTGTTGAGATGTTTATCATATGATGATAATATTAATACACGGTAACTCTGGTAGGCATGTAAAATTTCACAGTAAAGAGAGTAATGACTATACTTTAAGTGGTAAGTCAGTAAATTATGCCAAAGTATCATTTACCTCAAAATATGCTTCTAATGTGGTAGAAAAGTCTGCCATTATGTAGATGTACAGAAATAAGGCGAACACAGGAATGCAACGCCTGAACTTCTTTCTACTTGCATTGACTGCCACTTTCAAAGGCTTACTGCTCAGCAGTACAGCCACATTCTAGAAACTGTGCTGGTGATGTTAACACAAACCAAAAACCCCAGTTTATTCTGTACCAAGTTCTCAACAGAACAGAAATTCTGATCAggctcaaaacaaaaacaaacaactcaggaCATCAATGCCTACTATCACCCAATAAACAGTATGAGAAAAACACAAATGCCTATTCCTACAGAGAGCACAGTTTCATTGTTAACATCTCGCCTGAATGATGACTTCTTGAGGTTGTGATGTGCAACGCAAGACACACCATACTTAAGAGTCAATAATGGCAAAACTTAAATATATACTTCAAAGAAGTCTAAAATTCTTGAAAAATTTGGCAGCAAAGAAAGCTGTCAAATGGGAAAGTTTCAAGCAAAGTTTAATAACCAAAGTATAGAGGAAACCACAttaaacataatttatatttcttatcaTAAAACAccatatattcaaaataaatgtaaaagatgtTAAGGTTAGATATTTCTTTGTTCCCTTTCTTTATGAGAACAGTCTTGGgataacattaaataaaataaaaaataatttaaaatgtagaaCATTCTATACTGAAACAAAGACTGAAGGTCTATAAGGCCAATATAAAAGCTAAAATGGAAATTAACAAGAAAGCTGCATCTTCAAGGGGTATTAATTTTAGATTACTGATGCTCTATCAGTATGTGTGCATTATGACAAAGAtggtggaaatttaaaataaaaaacaaaaaagttggaACAAATTAAAGAGgataataaaatcaatataactgttattttccaaaaattaaaactgtCCAATGTGTAACTCAAACCATCATTCtttagaaaagtatatatatatatatatatatataatatgtatatatataaaagcattatTTATTGTACCATGCTGTattaagacaaaatattaaaaaaaacattcgTGGTATAAGGATAAAGTCTGTAGTTTATTTAGATTTTGAAATGCAACAAAAGGTTTCCGATCACTCATCTAGCTGAAAAAGAAACTGTAGTTACTAGAATTAGTAAACACTTTTGGTTTGTAAAATTGTAATGAGCCGTGTTCATTAAAAAGTAACTCAAGATAAAATAAGCAATTAAAATGCCcatttctttagtttctctggaTACTGTTTAATTATCCAATCTATCAAGATTCTAGAAAGAGAAGGATTAAACCAGATTTTACAGTTCCAAAGATACCCAATTTCCTTTTattgtcaaaaattaaaattttcaattatgaGATGATTATGACACAACCATATCAAAcctaaaaatctaaaattttttttactttgagaaaTCAAAAATACCAAATAGATTCTAAGTGCTCTATGTTAACTGAAGTGTATATGTAAAGTAAAATACAATTAAGCTTTAAAACGTGGAATATACATTTTGTATAAGCATTATGTTCTTGGGAATGTAATCTACAGAGTATCTTCTTACTAAAACTTCAAAACCTTGATACTTGCACatgaaaaaatcataaaaaatatctAAGTACAACTGTACAAAGAAACTGACACCAATATGCATACTTCCATATAGAAGTGAATGCTTCAACAGTTATGTATTTTGGTAAAAGTTTTGAAagtatgcatattttttaaagtaattaggctTTTAAATAGTGGAGTCTTAGACTATcagatttttattacttttctcaaaaagaaaaagtcgatataatgcaaaatgaaaatcaaGGGTATATGGCATATCATTCTTTAAAAggtggtttcttttttcccctcataggACACACTAATTTATTTAAGCCATAATCTCTTGACATTTAAACTTTTAAGTTCACTCTGTCTGTAAAGTATACTCAGATTCCCTGCTGAAGTGCCATGACTATGCTGAAAACTTAGAAACAGTATGAGTAAATTTCACACAATTACTAATCTCCTAAGAATGTACAATGATATCAGTTAGGAAACAATTGTGCgaaagtctcttttttttttccttttaaacttggTGTAGGTGGAATAGCAAGTTTCTGATCTAAAACAAGTAATGCATTGCTTCTGTAAAGGTGACAACATGTAAGGCAGTTCAAAGAATGCTGACTaaccaaacaaaaacacagtTATTGGATTATCTTGCTATTCATATCAGCTTAACTTGTTTTAACGCATTGCTCTTAAATCTGTACAGCACTCCATTTTACACAGAGTAACCCCACTCTTGATTAATCTGTTCTAAAGTGCCAGTattatttacacattttttttttttagccaaaaGTCTGGCCAGTTGTAGCATCAGGTGAGGATGTCATCCCAGCTCTATTATCATTTACATTCACCAAGGGAAATTCTGGAAACTCAGCACTTGTCCCTGGTCCCCGAAGGTTCACCTGTCCATTGGCAGTGCTAAACTGAGTAGCTATTCCAGCTCTGGATCCATGATATGGAGCACGGAAGGGTTGTTCAAAAGAGCTCATTTGGTAAGCTTGGTGGACAggctgagcctcagctttcttctGAGAAGTCACTTGATCCAAAAAGTCCTGTGTTGATGTGGCAGAAGCATGGTTTGTCTCATCACCTGAAAAGGGAAATGAGTGCTGTGAATCACCAACTATGAGTCCAAAGTGGGATTTATCCGGAGTTGTTCTTAGTGGAGAATTCATTCCTGAACGAAAGCTATTGATGGGCATGGCTGCATAGACTTGCTTGTCTATGGAAGAGAATGCTGGCTGATTTGGAAGGGTCTGGTTATCAGTCACAAAGTTAAGGCTCGGGCTATTCAAATAGGCATCATTTTGGCTAGTTCTGTCCAAAGCCTGCTGCAGAAACTTTGAGTATTCCTGCAACATGTTGGCTTTATCTGATGAGGATGCTTGGGAGCTTGATCCAACATTCTCCGACTGGGTAACCTCAGGTActtctgaagaatttattgatATGCTAGAAGTCACCTCAGTGTCCGCAACACTGAATGATATCTCATGCTGTCCATTAGCTTTATGGGAATAATGATCCAACAGAGTCTGTAGTACCTCATCTGGAATAACATTTTTGTCGTGATTACTCTTTATCTCCACATTCAGTGCCTGTGAATCTAATATGGATGCTGTGGTACTCTCATCAATGACACTTGCCACAGCTGCTTGTGTTACAGACGGCTGAGAAGCTATAGTGCCCACATTCAGCGCATACTCCCTACTATTGTTACTCGCTGCCTGAAGATACCGCTTCTTCTTCAAAAACTGCATGGCATCATCATAGTTAGTGCTACTGTGCACAGGTTTACTGGGCCCCTCTTGCAAATTGTCAACCTGGTCAATATCAGCATTGCCTTCTGAGTCCAGTAACGCTTGTTTGTCCAcaagttcaaaagcatatttTGAAACTTTGCTCTCTTCATATGTGGATAAAGGTGAAATCGTTTGATTCTGCTCCAATGGCTGTTTCAGACTTCTCTTACTATTAATTTTCTTGAGGACCAACTTAGGTGGATGTATTTCTCCTGATGCATCTTCTAAATGCGATCCCCCAACTGAGGAATGGGGCATTTCCACAGCATACTCTGCCACCATATACTCATCTTTCACTTTCGTACTTGACGAGTAAAGAGGCAAGTAATCATTTTTGTCCTTCTTTAGGTCAGATTTGTCCAAAGAACTCTCTTTGTCCATCCCGGATgattttttctcagttttctgccttttcttttttggcagtgAGTTATCTTTTGGTGATGTAGAAAAGCCAGAATCTTCCTCAGATGTCAGAAGGCCACCTTTGATGGCACATCTGTTTAGTTTTTTATCATGATTTTCATGGCACATACGTTTATGTTTCAAAACACGATCTGTTCTGGAAAAATACTGTCGAATTCAAAGTTCGGAAGggagttttttgttttagttttgtgttttggtcaaccaagaaaagaaaagaaaaaaagcaattaatATAAAGATAGATATAAGTGTAATAATATGAGCAACTCCAAACTAATTTCCTGAGCCAACTGTCTATTATAAATTGAATCAACAACAGTTAGGAAATTCTTCAAATAGCTTTAGTAGTTACtaacattttcta
The DNA window shown above is from Bos indicus isolate NIAB-ARS_2022 breed Sahiwal x Tharparkar chromosome 1, NIAB-ARS_B.indTharparkar_mat_pri_1.0, whole genome shotgun sequence and carries:
- the ZNF148 gene encoding zinc finger protein 148 isoform X1, translated to MNIDDKLEGLFLKCGGIDEMQSSRAMVVMGGVSGQSTVSGELQESVLQDRSMPHQEILAADEVLQESEMRQQDMISHDELMVHEETVKNDEEQMETHERLPQGLQYALNVPISVKQEITFTDVSEQLMRDKKQIREPVDLQKKKKRKQRSPAKILTINEDGSLGLKTPKSHVCEHCNAAFRTNYHLQRHVFIHTGEKPFQCSQCDMRFIQKYLLQRHEKIHTGEKPFRCDECGMRFIQKYHMERHKRTHSGEKPYQCEYCLQYFSRTDRVLKHKRMCHENHDKKLNRCAIKGGLLTSEEDSGFSTSPKDNSLPKKKRQKTEKKSSGMDKESSLDKSDLKKDKNDYLPLYSSSTKVKDEYMVAEYAVEMPHSSVGGSHLEDASGEIHPPKLVLKKINSKRSLKQPLEQNQTISPLSTYEESKVSKYAFELVDKQALLDSEGNADIDQVDNLQEGPSKPVHSSTNYDDAMQFLKKKRYLQAASNNSREYALNVGTIASQPSVTQAAVASVIDESTTASILDSQALNVEIKSNHDKNVIPDEVLQTLLDHYSHKANGQHEISFSVADTEVTSSISINSSEVPEVTQSENVGSSSQASSSDKANMLQEYSKFLQQALDRTSQNDAYLNSPSLNFVTDNQTLPNQPAFSSIDKQVYAAMPINSFRSGMNSPLRTTPDKSHFGLIVGDSQHSFPFSGDETNHASATSTQDFLDQVTSQKKAEAQPVHQAYQMSSFEQPFRAPYHGSRAGIATQFSTANGQVNLRGPGTSAEFPEFPLVNVNDNRAGMTSSPDATTGQTFG
- the ZNF148 gene encoding zinc finger protein 148 isoform X2 — translated: MRDKKQIREPVDLQKKKKRKQRSPAKILTINEDGSLGLKTPKSHVCEHCNAAFRTNYHLQRHVFIHTGEKPFQCSQCDMRFIQKYLLQRHEKIHTGEKPFRCDECGMRFIQKYHMERHKRTHSGEKPYQCEYCLQYFSRTDRVLKHKRMCHENHDKKLNRCAIKGGLLTSEEDSGFSTSPKDNSLPKKKRQKTEKKSSGMDKESSLDKSDLKKDKNDYLPLYSSSTKVKDEYMVAEYAVEMPHSSVGGSHLEDASGEIHPPKLVLKKINSKRSLKQPLEQNQTISPLSTYEESKVSKYAFELVDKQALLDSEGNADIDQVDNLQEGPSKPVHSSTNYDDAMQFLKKKRYLQAASNNSREYALNVGTIASQPSVTQAAVASVIDESTTASILDSQALNVEIKSNHDKNVIPDEVLQTLLDHYSHKANGQHEISFSVADTEVTSSISINSSEVPEVTQSENVGSSSQASSSDKANMLQEYSKFLQQALDRTSQNDAYLNSPSLNFVTDNQTLPNQPAFSSIDKQVYAAMPINSFRSGMNSPLRTTPDKSHFGLIVGDSQHSFPFSGDETNHASATSTQDFLDQVTSQKKAEAQPVHQAYQMSSFEQPFRAPYHGSRAGIATQFSTANGQVNLRGPGTSAEFPEFPLVNVNDNRAGMTSSPDATTGQTFG